From a single Miscanthus floridulus cultivar M001 chromosome 8, ASM1932011v1, whole genome shotgun sequence genomic region:
- the LOC136469960 gene encoding peroxidase 45-like, with translation MESKGCVVYLMDILANTSCALWTLASSLILEVVVMGAAEAVNGGVNGWDVVAVIPFGVGCRSDPNAFAFLDPLSVGFHNAFYHVLYSDMRSHSTVDYYASNQGAVFDDFVAAMTKLGRFGVNTPATGDEIRRDFRFPN, from the exons ATGGAGTCCAAAGGATGCGTTGTTTACCTCATGGACATTCTGGCAAACACCTCCTGTGCGCTATGGACGTTGGCGTCGAGTCTGATATTGGAGGTGGTGGTGATGGGTGCTGCCGAGGCTGTAAATGGTGGTGTAAATGGCTGGGATGTTGTGGCCGTCATCCCCTTCGGCGTGGGGTGCCG CTCCGACCCCAACGCCTTTGCCTTCCTCGACCCCTTGTCGGTGGGCTTCCACAATGCCTTCTACCATGTGCTCTACTCCGACATGAGGTCGCACAGCACGGTCGACTACTATGCGTCCAACCAGGGTGCCGTCTTCGACGATttcgtggcggcgatgaccaagctcgggagATTCGGGGTCAACACACCGGCCACCGGCGACGAGATACGCCGGGACTtccggttcccgaactag